The segment TGTCAGAAGCAGCTACCTTGCTTTTACTCAGAGTCTTTTCATTGTTGTCCTTTGTCCAATACAAATCCTTTTAAGAgaagtgatgatgatggtgatggtgaatgAGGCCATACTCTAAAGCACGTTGGTAGAGAAGAAAACCACATAGTTAGAGGATTCAGGAGCCAGGAGGTGCTGTGGTTAAGGAAGAACCCAGTGGGGCGTCATTTTCTAATGTACACTGGCCGGGTCACTGTGGGGAAGAGACTGGCAGGGGCTTGGACTAGATGTGTCTGTGACAGACAGTGGGTAGAAGTGGACAGAATTTAGTAAATCCAGGAGGTGTAGAGTGGGTAGAGAGGACAAGGAGggtgattctcaggtctctgtCTTGAGCAAAGGGCTGGGAAGGATGCTTCTGGCTGAGGTAGTGAAGAATGGAGGAGGAGTGTTGTCTAGACAACAGAGATTTAGAGCTCAGGTTTGGACATGGGGTATGTGTGTGGATGCCTGCAGAATCTCAAAAGAAGAGAGGAATCTTGAAAGCTTTTGTAAAATGAGTCTGGAAAGAagtcaaggctggggctctggcTGTGGGAGTCACTGGTGCATGGGTGCTATCTGAAAGCCTGGGTGGGTGAGATCCCACAGGGTAGGTGCACGGGGGATGGCGTGTCCAGGACTGAGTCTGAGACCTGCCAAGTCTGGCAGAGAGCTGATGGAGCATGCGCAGCTGACAGGGGAGCCTGAGGAGTGCCTTCAGCAGCTAAttgatgagagagaaagagaaagagtccTGTTTTATGAGCACAAACCACACATATGCAGCCAGCAACTCTCAGCCACAGACCCTACTTGGCTCAGAAAATGCATTTTCTGATGCTGGAAAATAAATCCACTGACTGCATGTCTTCccggtggggagagggggagaaagtaCACTTAAAAGAAGAGAACAAACTTAACTGCCTCAACCCAGTAGATACAGGAAATGGGGTGTAGGCACATGGGATTTGAAGCCCCAtcctgggaggggggaaggtgaacCCCTCTGCCATCCCTGCTCAGGTGGGGCGTCCAGGGAGTGAGAATTACCTGCCTAGTGGCAGTAGAGTTGCCTTTGCACCCCTCTTGGGGGAAGTTAAAGTGTTGCACCACCGATTTTTTTGCTTCGCCTTATGCTTGAAATTAAACAGGACTTTGAAGTTTCATATGAAAAGTAGCAATGAAGAGCTACAAACTCACAGGTCTAGTTTTAGATAAAAAGACGCAGAGGAGTATATTTTACAACATAACAATGGTCATCCAAGAGACAGTGCAATAAATCCCGCATGGATGTTTGTAGCTCTGCCAAGTTCTGAAAGGCTAAAAACAAGAACTTTTCAACTTTACATAAGacaaacttgaaatcctcctacTTGCTGTGGAAATGACTGACTTCCTTCTTGTATAAATCAGGTTTGTTTGTGGAGGCATGTGTCATGAGTTCTAAGATGAAAGGTACCTCTTGGTCTAAATACAGGAATAATATCAGTGTGGGTGCCATTCTGTTGCACATTAGTTCATTTGTGTGAATGGATGCTTCTTATAAATCACTGTGGAAACAGGAACAGGAATGGACTACTGCTTAACTTACAAAAATGTTCCAAAGCTTGGAAACCTACACAAAGTTGGCCATTTCTCATGGGTTTTCACTTATCTTTCTCAGAAATATATTTCAGTTCTTCTTTTGCAATTCAGTTCCTGTTTCAGAGCTTTAAACATCGATATTTTCCAGGTGCCATTTCCAGTTCAATTAAGACACCCTTTTCAATAAGCaaactattgttgacgttatatttaaagttctagatgagtttcctttggcctatgccatgtggctactgtatatgtttttggtacactgggtattgtatatatgcctacctgatctagggaagggaaagaaaaatgagtgtgtaagatatcacaagaaatgtactcactgccctattatgtaacttctaccccttttgcataacaccttgtcaacaaaatgtaattaataaatgaaaaaaattttaaaggctaATTTAGGACTACtaggagttccaggccagcctaggctacacagagagactgtctcaaaagaacaaaaaacaacaaccaagtatAAAAGTATCCAGATGTTTCTTGGAATAAACATTATtttgacacagaaagaaaaaaaaagatacccttttcaaagatgtcTGACATTGCAACCTGAGGACTGACATAGGTGCTGGGTGACTCCTGTGAGTACAGATGTCAGATCTGAGggggcttctctttgctccagtTTCATGTCGAGCTGTCCCTTGAGGAAGTCTCTCTTCTCATGTGTCCTTTTGCCCCTTTATGCTGCTGACTTGCCCAAACTAGAGACACTTCTATGTCATTGATGCCTGGCTGTTCCTAGTGTCCATGTCTTTCATGTTTGTATCTTTATTACCAGATGATTACACTAATAAATTCACTGGCATACACAGAGAGAACAGCAGCTCCTGGACCTACTGGTGGGATGGACATTCAGAACCAGGGTTCTAGGCCTAGTGATGGGGTGGGTGCTCTAGGAACTGCCATTCTCTAAGGAAGAAGAAAGGTAACAGTATCAACTTGAACTTCTAAAGAGAGTTTTGACCATCTAGCACAGTATATAAaacatttgagggctgggaaggtggctcagtggtagagtgtttgcctagcaagtgtgaagccctaggctcaattctcagtatcacataaacagaagaagctggaagtggtgctgtggctcaagtggaactgtggctcaagctagccttgagcaaaagaagctcagggacagtgcccaagccctgagttcaagccctaggactggcaaaataaaaataaaaatttgagttaTATACTTCAGCCTGTTAATTCCACAAGTGAGAGCCTAATGTCTGGCAGTGTAGGAAaataatttgacttttttttcctgaattagaGATTTGTATTGCAGGATGAAAGACAAACCACAAATAatggaaaagtgagagaaaactaTTCCTAAtatttggcttttttattttattctcttggtAATATTTACTGATCAtttattcttcctcttcctactttatattatttttagtgGCCACAGATGTATTTAATTCCAAAAACCTGGCCGTTCAGGCTCAGAAGAAGATCCTGGGTAAAATGGTATCCAAATCTATCGCTACCACCTTGATCGATGACACCAGCAGTGAGGTGTTGGATGAGCTCTACCGAGTGACCAAGGAATATACCCAGAACAAGAAGGAGGCAGAGAGGGTTATCAAGAACCTCATCAAGACCGTCATCAAGCTGGCCATTCTTTACAGGAATAATCAGTTTAATCAAGATGAGCTGGCGCTGATGGAGAAATTCAAGAAGAAAGTTCATCAGCTTGCCATGACCGTGGTCAGTTTCCACCAGGTAGATTACACCTTTGACCGCAACGTGTTGTCCCGGCTGTTGAACGAATGCCGAGAGCTGCTACACCAGATCATTCAGCGTCACCTCACCACCAAGTCACACGGACGAGTTAATAACGTTTTTGATCATTTTTCAGATTGTGATTTTTTGGCTGCCTTGTATAACCCCTTTGGGAAATTTAAACCTCACTTACAAAAACTCTGTGATGGCATCAACAAAATGTTGGATGAAGAGAACATATGAGTGTGTGAGTTAAAACCTGACTGTGATTTCTTTGAGGATGGAGCACTGCTGAttcatgaaggaaagaaggagaaattattttaagattaCACGTTTCAGGAAGAGTTGGCCCAATTCAGCTGTCGGACATTAAGGATAATGCTTTTCCAGCATTTGTGTTATTGGGAGCAAAGCATATTGCCAAAAGACTCTGTTCACAATTCACCTAGTGGTGGCAGGTCAAGAAAAAGAGGTATGGTTAATAATACAAAGGTAGTTACACAAAGAAATAGGAGTATGTGTGTGAACCCCAAGACTTGCTGAGGGCAGTTCATGTCTTGGTGGCACAGTGGATGTTTCTAATATGTACAAAGTTGTGTTCTTTGACTCGCTTATATTCTGTGTTGTACATATGTATCTCTTTTAGACAAAGACTTCCTCCTGCTGCCATTGCTTCTTTTGAACCAATTTTGTTTTCAAGTCTACCCTTTTAATGAACGTTATGTCATTGCCCTTGAAGAATTCAACATGAGGCAGTCACATTGGATTATCAGAAAACAGAACCCTACGTATCTGAAACCAGTGCTATGGCAATGAACTAGATCATTCATTACAGATAATGTCCAATGTAAGAATATACCTCTGAAATGGAGTACTGATTTTTAGTACCAAATGTGATGTTTAAATTCTCACAAATGTAATGGCGTGTCATTTCTTTGAAATGCTTTCCTAGGCCTTAACTTTGATGTACTCTTGAAAATGTGCTGATAAAATCTGTATTATTGATGTCCATTTCACgtataagagaaaaaggaaacctaGATTGATCTGGATATTGGAACAATAAAAAGTAATGAGCCTTGTGAAAGACTTTTTTAAAAGCCCTCCATTTTAGAGACAAATACATCAAAATAACTTGGGACGCTAATAAAGAACATGAGATGACGGTGGATGCGCTTCAGTGCAGAACACAGTTCTATAAATAAAGgatgtcattttttatttaactAATAAGGCTTTGGTGTTTTCTTATTTGCTAATGAACAAACCAGAAAGGGTATTTGTATCTCAGGCAGTTGCTATATTGTTTCTATATAACTTTAGATGTGTGAATGATACCAAGGTAAACATTTGCTtatatttttttgaatttttatttcctgCCAGGAAAAAATAGGCCCAACCCCCAACACTAGATATTTgccttgtgtgtatgtatagtgTGTTCTTTGGCCGTAAATTTGCCTACCTCCCAGAACACTGACATTGAAATCATAGTACACCAGAAACTACCCCACAAATGAAAAGCTCATCATATCCCAGAGGAGCTGGTTACTTTCTCTGGGACTTTACTTTGCTTGGCTGAGACCAGCAGCCGAGACAAAGAGTCCCTCCCTGTTTGATATTGACCCTCCGTTTTGAATGGACAGCAACCTTGCTTTTGAGAGCTGGAAGGTGATCAACCAGGCGTTGTGGGAAGGACTCAGAATCTGTCCCCTGTAAATGGATCAGCACCCTTCTTTGCTTCACTCTTTCATCCTACAGAAGAGTTGAAAGCCCAGTCAGTCCTGAGTCATTGTTGTACCATTCTGCTCTCCACCAGATCGTGCCTGGCAGAAGTGTGAATGATGGGATCCTCATTTCTAGCTGTGAGCAGGACCAACCACACTCAGATGGCCTAGCTATGGATCTGTCTATCCATATTCCCATTCCTGTGCCCAGTGGCTAGCAACCAATGTACATGAGGATAATGGACAGACCCTTCATCTCACACAGAGGGAAGCTGAGGAAGGCATTTGTTCTTCCAAAGCTGCACCAGATTGCCACCAGGAGCCATTGCAGGTATAACAATCTGTAGACTCCTCTTATTTTTGGGTATCGTCCTTCATGACACAATGTAAATACTATGTAAATAATCATTACACTGGATTATGTAAGGATAGCAACAAGAAAAGCACTGCATGCTTAGTACACACTTGGTAACACAAATGGCAATCTGCAGTTGGTTGAGTCTGCCTAAGATGAATCCACAGATGGGGAGGGCCAGCCTGTATGGAAAGAGGGAGATTCTGGTTATTAACACTCCTCAGAATCTTACGGAGGGGATTCTCTGCATGACTGCTCCAGTCTAGAAAGCATGGAGGTCATTTCTAAGACCCTGCACTTGTTTTTTTGCATGAATTTCCTGTGGTGGGCAGATTGGGTGAGGTGGAGAACTGGAAAGGATTTGGGTAGCTAATTTTGAGCCACATTAAAAACTTGAGGCGTTGGGaacatttgatttgttttgtttttgagatacagtctcattatttagcccaggttggcctcaaaatgcttgattctcctgcttcagacTCTCAAGTCCTGGCATTTACAGTGTGATTTACAAAAATAATTGTGTTGTAATTGGCTGTTAATTTTGTGCAGATAGCTTTTCTGCAAAAAGTATGAAATCCCCTTCTTTTATAACAaagtgctgggcactagtggctcatgcctgtaattctagctactcaggaagctgacatgtgaggatcacagttcaaagccagtctgggcaggaaagtctgtgagactcatctccaaggaaccaccagaaatccagaagtagtgctgtggctcaaagtgggagagtgctagccttgagcacaaaagctcagggacagtaccaaggccctgagttcaagtcccacacagacaataaataaataaataaaagaaaaaatataaaaaagaaaagtatgagCTAATATCATAAGTGGATGGTCAGGTCAGTGTTGAGGGCTTGCACTTATGAAGTGGACATTGAGTCAGAGacatcctcattttacagataagggcACTGAGGTGGGAGGAATCAGGAGTTTGCTATAGCCACATAGCTCTTACGTGTCACagccacaaaatatttttaatttaaatgaagcgTAACTAAAAGCGACttagaggtgattttttttcaaatattgacACTTTAGACAGAATTTAAATCATAATAGGTCTGACTGTTCTCTAAAGATCTGGGTCTTATTTTATACAAagaccttttttcccccctcaaagttTTCAATGTAGCTTCTAAGTTGGAGGCATATTGTGGCTCAGATTTCTGTCTCTTGTGGAACTTCAGTTCAAGGTGCTTACAATTACAATGACTTTGAACCTTGCCTGGTGAGGTATGGTGGGTCCCTCCCCCACTGCGGCCTGCACCGTGTTAGGGGAGGTGGTATGGCGTTGATTGAGAGCTTCGACTTTCATCCCAGCTTTGAAGACAGGGACAATTTCAGTAAATAAGGTAAGAAATAGTCTTggtatttttctcattattataCTTGTCATATACAACTCAAAGTTGACTCACAGGAATGCATGTGTTAGAAACTAACGATAGAAATATGACCCTTTTTGTTTCATGTAACAGTATCTCACTCACAATTATCTGGAAAGCTCTTTTTCTCCCACAGTAAagtacatattaaaataaaaggcaccagtgactcatgcctgaaatactacctactcaggagtctga is part of the Perognathus longimembris pacificus isolate PPM17 chromosome 25, ASM2315922v1, whole genome shotgun sequence genome and harbors:
- the Tnfaip8 gene encoding tumor necrosis factor alpha-induced protein 8 isoform X2, whose amino-acid sequence is MATDVFNSKNLAVQAQKKILGKMVSKSIATTLIDDTSSEVLDELYRVTKEYTQNKKEAERVIKNLIKTVIKLAILYRNNQFNQDELALMEKFKKKVHQLAMTVVSFHQVDYTFDRNVLSRLLNECRELLHQIIQRHLTTKSHGRVNNVFDHFSDCDFLAALYNPFGKFKPHLQKLCDGINKMLDEENI
- the Tnfaip8 gene encoding tumor necrosis factor alpha-induced protein 8 isoform X1, with amino-acid sequence MQSEAEEPREVATDVFNSKNLAVQAQKKILGKMVSKSIATTLIDDTSSEVLDELYRVTKEYTQNKKEAERVIKNLIKTVIKLAILYRNNQFNQDELALMEKFKKKVHQLAMTVVSFHQVDYTFDRNVLSRLLNECRELLHQIIQRHLTTKSHGRVNNVFDHFSDCDFLAALYNPFGKFKPHLQKLCDGINKMLDEENI